From one Lycium barbarum isolate Lr01 chromosome 6, ASM1917538v2, whole genome shotgun sequence genomic stretch:
- the LOC132644861 gene encoding auxin efflux carrier component 5-like isoform X3 — MIGWEDIYKVVVAMMPLYVALILGYGSVKWWHMFKPDQCDTINKFNCFFILPFFGFQFIANIDPYNLNYLFLTGDLIAKVLVILILALWANFYKKGSFSWSITTFSLSTLNNTLVVGVPLMKAMYGNLGVDLVVQAAVIQALLWLTSLLFALEFWKTKMNNNVDDVIDNSVELGSVSDLEGNTTAQIRNNNNAALAFWPLIKAVSIKLAKNPNSYACFLGLFWALLASRWKFEMPSIIEGSILIMSKAGSGVAMFSMGLFMALQGKIIACGAALTIYAMVLRFVVGPATMALGCVVLGLHGNVLRIAILQAALPQALTSFVYAQEYGLHADVLSTAIERKKYSVIAAMQITELR; from the exons ATGATAGGTTGGGAAGATATATACAAGGTGGTGGTGGCCATGATGCCACTCTATGTAGCACTCATTTTAGGCTATGGTTCAGTAAAATGGTGGCACATGTTCAAGCCAGACCAATGTGATACCATTAACAAATTCAATTGCTTCTTCATCCTCCCATTTTTCGGTTTCCAATTCATAGCTAACATCGATCCTTACAACCTCAACTACCTCTTTTTAACCGGAGACCTAATTGCTAAAGTCTTAGTGATCCTGATTCTCGCCTTATGGGCTAATTTTTACAAAAAGGGGAGCTTTTCTTGGTCAATAACAACTTTTTCTTTGTCCACATTGAATAACACACTTGTTGTTGGTGTCCCATTGATGAAGGCCATGTATGGGAATTTAGGGGTTGATCTTGTTGTTCAAGCTGCTGTGATTCAAGCTTTGTTATGGCTTACTTCTTTGTTGTTTGCACTTGAGttttggaaaacaaagatgaataATAATGTTGATGATGTAATTGATAATTCTGTTGAATTGGGGAGTGTTAGTGACTTGGAAGGAAATACTACTGCCCAAATAAGGAATAATAATAATGCTGCGCTAGCGTTTTGGCCATTGATTAAAGCTGTTTCTATTAAACTTGCTAAGAATCCCAATTCTTATGCTTGTTTTCTTGGTCTCTTTTGGGCTCTTTTAGCTAGCAG gtgGAAATTTGAAATGCCAAGCATAATAGAGGGATCTATCTTGATAATGTCAAAGGCTGGTAGTGGCGTTGCAATGTTTAGTATGG GATTATTCATGGCTTTGCAAGGGAAGATAATTGCATGTGGAGCTGCATTGACAATTTATGCTATGGTTTTGAGGTTTGTCGTTGGACCAGCAACTATGGCACTCGGCTGTGTTGTTTTGGGCTTGCATGGAAATGTTTTGCGCATTGCTATCCTCCAG GCAGCATTGCCCCAAGCACTGACTTCTTTCGTTTATGCCCAAGAATATGGACTACATGCAGACGTACTTAGCACTGC
- the LOC132644861 gene encoding auxin efflux carrier component 5-like isoform X2: MIGWEDIYKVVVAMMPLYVALILGYGSVKWWHMFKPDQCDTINKFNCFFILPFFGFQFIANIDPYNLNYLFLTGDLIAKVLVILILALWANFYKKGSFSWSITTFSLSTLNNTLVVGVPLMKAMYGNLGVDLVVQAAVIQALLWLTSLLFALEFWKTKMNNNVDDVIDNSVELGSVSDLEGNTTAQIRNNNNAALAFWPLIKAVSIKLAKNPNSYACFLGLFWALLASRWKFEMPSIIEGSILIMSKAGSGVAMFSMGLFMALQGKIIACGAALTIYAMVLRFVVGPATMALGCVVLGLHGNVLRIAILQAALPQALTSFVYAQEYGLHADVLSTAVIVGTIISLPLLIAYYAVLDIMH; the protein is encoded by the exons ATGATAGGTTGGGAAGATATATACAAGGTGGTGGTGGCCATGATGCCACTCTATGTAGCACTCATTTTAGGCTATGGTTCAGTAAAATGGTGGCACATGTTCAAGCCAGACCAATGTGATACCATTAACAAATTCAATTGCTTCTTCATCCTCCCATTTTTCGGTTTCCAATTCATAGCTAACATCGATCCTTACAACCTCAACTACCTCTTTTTAACCGGAGACCTAATTGCTAAAGTCTTAGTGATCCTGATTCTCGCCTTATGGGCTAATTTTTACAAAAAGGGGAGCTTTTCTTGGTCAATAACAACTTTTTCTTTGTCCACATTGAATAACACACTTGTTGTTGGTGTCCCATTGATGAAGGCCATGTATGGGAATTTAGGGGTTGATCTTGTTGTTCAAGCTGCTGTGATTCAAGCTTTGTTATGGCTTACTTCTTTGTTGTTTGCACTTGAGttttggaaaacaaagatgaataATAATGTTGATGATGTAATTGATAATTCTGTTGAATTGGGGAGTGTTAGTGACTTGGAAGGAAATACTACTGCCCAAATAAGGAATAATAATAATGCTGCGCTAGCGTTTTGGCCATTGATTAAAGCTGTTTCTATTAAACTTGCTAAGAATCCCAATTCTTATGCTTGTTTTCTTGGTCTCTTTTGGGCTCTTTTAGCTAGCAG gtgGAAATTTGAAATGCCAAGCATAATAGAGGGATCTATCTTGATAATGTCAAAGGCTGGTAGTGGCGTTGCAATGTTTAGTATGG GATTATTCATGGCTTTGCAAGGGAAGATAATTGCATGTGGAGCTGCATTGACAATTTATGCTATGGTTTTGAGGTTTGTCGTTGGACCAGCAACTATGGCACTCGGCTGTGTTGTTTTGGGCTTGCATGGAAATGTTTTGCGCATTGCTATCCTCCAG GCAGCATTGCCCCAAGCACTGACTTCTTTCGTTTATGCCCAAGAATATGGACTACATGCAGACGTACTTAGCACTGC
- the LOC132644861 gene encoding auxin efflux carrier component 5-like isoform X4 yields the protein MIGWEDIYKVVVAMMPLYVALILGYGSVKWWHMFKPDQCDTINKFNCFFILPFFGFQFIANIDPYNLNYLFLTGDLIAKVLVILILALWANFYKKGSFSWSITTFSLSTLNNTLVVGVPLMKAMYGNLGVDLVVQAAVIQALLWLTSLLFALEFWKTKMNNNVDDVIDNSVELGSVSDLEGNTTAQIRNNNNAALAFWPLIKAVSIKLAKNPNSYACFLGLFWALLASRWKFEMPSIIEGSILIMSKAGSGVAMFSMGLFMALQGKIIACGAALTIYAMVLRFVVGPATMALGCVVLGLHGNVLRIAILQAALPQALTSFVYAQEYGLHADVLSTACQD from the exons ATGATAGGTTGGGAAGATATATACAAGGTGGTGGTGGCCATGATGCCACTCTATGTAGCACTCATTTTAGGCTATGGTTCAGTAAAATGGTGGCACATGTTCAAGCCAGACCAATGTGATACCATTAACAAATTCAATTGCTTCTTCATCCTCCCATTTTTCGGTTTCCAATTCATAGCTAACATCGATCCTTACAACCTCAACTACCTCTTTTTAACCGGAGACCTAATTGCTAAAGTCTTAGTGATCCTGATTCTCGCCTTATGGGCTAATTTTTACAAAAAGGGGAGCTTTTCTTGGTCAATAACAACTTTTTCTTTGTCCACATTGAATAACACACTTGTTGTTGGTGTCCCATTGATGAAGGCCATGTATGGGAATTTAGGGGTTGATCTTGTTGTTCAAGCTGCTGTGATTCAAGCTTTGTTATGGCTTACTTCTTTGTTGTTTGCACTTGAGttttggaaaacaaagatgaataATAATGTTGATGATGTAATTGATAATTCTGTTGAATTGGGGAGTGTTAGTGACTTGGAAGGAAATACTACTGCCCAAATAAGGAATAATAATAATGCTGCGCTAGCGTTTTGGCCATTGATTAAAGCTGTTTCTATTAAACTTGCTAAGAATCCCAATTCTTATGCTTGTTTTCTTGGTCTCTTTTGGGCTCTTTTAGCTAGCAG gtgGAAATTTGAAATGCCAAGCATAATAGAGGGATCTATCTTGATAATGTCAAAGGCTGGTAGTGGCGTTGCAATGTTTAGTATGG GATTATTCATGGCTTTGCAAGGGAAGATAATTGCATGTGGAGCTGCATTGACAATTTATGCTATGGTTTTGAGGTTTGTCGTTGGACCAGCAACTATGGCACTCGGCTGTGTTGTTTTGGGCTTGCATGGAAATGTTTTGCGCATTGCTATCCTCCAG GCAGCATTGCCCCAAGCACTGACTTCTTTCGTTTATGCCCAAGAATATGGACTACATGCAGACGTACTTAGCACTGC
- the LOC132644861 gene encoding auxin efflux carrier component 5-like isoform X1, producing MIGWEDIYKVVVAMMPLYVALILGYGSVKWWHMFKPDQCDTINKFNCFFILPFFGFQFIANIDPYNLNYLFLTGDLIAKVLVILILALWANFYKKGSFSWSITTFSLSTLNNTLVVGVPLMKAMYGNLGVDLVVQAAVIQALLWLTSLLFALEFWKTKMNNNVDDVIDNSVELGSVSDLEGNTTAQIRNNNNAALAFWPLIKAVSIKLAKNPNSYACFLGLFWALLASRWKFEMPSIIEGSILIMSKAGSGVAMFSMGLFMALQGKIIACGAALTIYAMVLRFVVGPATMALGCVVLGLHGNVLRIAILQAALPQALTSFVYAQEYGLHADVLSTAMVSNPRWRAPARSNFNFSAKAPIRLFGQ from the exons ATGATAGGTTGGGAAGATATATACAAGGTGGTGGTGGCCATGATGCCACTCTATGTAGCACTCATTTTAGGCTATGGTTCAGTAAAATGGTGGCACATGTTCAAGCCAGACCAATGTGATACCATTAACAAATTCAATTGCTTCTTCATCCTCCCATTTTTCGGTTTCCAATTCATAGCTAACATCGATCCTTACAACCTCAACTACCTCTTTTTAACCGGAGACCTAATTGCTAAAGTCTTAGTGATCCTGATTCTCGCCTTATGGGCTAATTTTTACAAAAAGGGGAGCTTTTCTTGGTCAATAACAACTTTTTCTTTGTCCACATTGAATAACACACTTGTTGTTGGTGTCCCATTGATGAAGGCCATGTATGGGAATTTAGGGGTTGATCTTGTTGTTCAAGCTGCTGTGATTCAAGCTTTGTTATGGCTTACTTCTTTGTTGTTTGCACTTGAGttttggaaaacaaagatgaataATAATGTTGATGATGTAATTGATAATTCTGTTGAATTGGGGAGTGTTAGTGACTTGGAAGGAAATACTACTGCCCAAATAAGGAATAATAATAATGCTGCGCTAGCGTTTTGGCCATTGATTAAAGCTGTTTCTATTAAACTTGCTAAGAATCCCAATTCTTATGCTTGTTTTCTTGGTCTCTTTTGGGCTCTTTTAGCTAGCAG gtgGAAATTTGAAATGCCAAGCATAATAGAGGGATCTATCTTGATAATGTCAAAGGCTGGTAGTGGCGTTGCAATGTTTAGTATGG GATTATTCATGGCTTTGCAAGGGAAGATAATTGCATGTGGAGCTGCATTGACAATTTATGCTATGGTTTTGAGGTTTGTCGTTGGACCAGCAACTATGGCACTCGGCTGTGTTGTTTTGGGCTTGCATGGAAATGTTTTGCGCATTGCTATCCTCCAG GCAGCATTGCCCCAAGCACTGACTTCTTTCGTTTATGCCCAAGAATATGGACTACATGCAGACGTACTTAGCACTGC